Proteins co-encoded in one Spirosoma endbachense genomic window:
- a CDS encoding PVC-type heme-binding CxxCH protein, whose protein sequence is MKKTILFLLTVGLLTQCARQTANQSSTRQTALKPRRTEILFLGDNGHHKPIERVPQLMAALGNKGINITYTDKLEDINPENLNKYDGLLIFANWDSIPQPQEKALLDYVSSGKGIIPVHCASYCFRNSAEYVDKVVGGQFWRHRMDTIQTRFTQPNNPIVAGLPSFKAYDETYIHSHLQADNNVLAVREIKADQEKDIAASNRPGAKEEPYTWTRQYGKGRVFYTAYGHDERTWSQPGFQQLLERGILWAVGDEVKKLHDDLNPQAFAYHEAKLPNYEKRPGAQLEQEPLSPEESIKHIQVPVDFTLDLFAHEPNVMHPIAMTWDERGRLYALITKDYPNERKPEGGSDYIVICEDTDKDGKADKFTNFAEGLSIPTGMTFGNGGLYVSQAPHMLFLQDTNGDDKADVKKVVFTGFGTYDTHAGPSNLHYGFDNWIWGSVGYSGFKGKIGADSVKFSQGFFRFKPDGSQLEHVTSTSNNTWGLGFNETGDIFGSTANNSHGWYMAIPNRYFHGAPHIRENGSRSTDTHKDMKPITEKVRQVDVFGGFTAAAGHNFYTARAFPKKYWNKIAFVAEPTGHILHQNVMQKNGTDYEDAEGFNLMAGADEWFAPVFAEVGPDGAVWVVDWYSFIIQHNPTPSGGTNGSGNAYETPLRDFTHGRIYRVGYKNAPAYTPIALSKDRPQELVAALKNTNMFWRTTAQRLLIERNNKDVVPQLIALVNDQSVDEIGINPSAVHALWTLHGLGALDGDALQAAVSALKHPCSGVRKTAVQVLPRNQLTANTLLQANLLNDKEPVVALNTILALSEMPQSPAIQNAILTRLDKSTEVNDRWLPDAFACVLTGQDGQLMKAYLKQMTLNGSTQPKVAPAHDMSTHADKGHGPNAPTPAIAASGSQPDLVIAAIRTTPESPAVREGTKLFVDVMNAGGTEIPAGTPIPLSLRVEGPKGMQDGAKIDFVSVTHNTGIKPGETVTISKANNGPWVGDMGVSFERAGQYTITAMLDRENKIMEGNEQNNNATHTLTYRAPQSMAAYVLERASRSYASVAPVDSVVTLLRQTQKLEPTQSEAIVKGVSEGWNVRKKAQVNDTDKDFLASLTASVSPDNRERLGRLYEVWGITKGEPVDPNVEVIRLKTVREEMRYDKKEFTVTAGKQVELVLENPDAMQHNLVIGKPKTMDQIGAAADKLITAKDGAERNYVPSIPQIIAATPLVNPDQTYRLKFTAPATPGDYPFVCTFPGHWRIMNGVMKVTKAGAVVTAK, encoded by the coding sequence ATGAAAAAGACAATTCTCTTCCTGTTGACTGTAGGGCTGCTGACTCAGTGCGCCCGCCAGACGGCCAATCAATCCTCTACCCGCCAGACAGCGCTTAAACCGCGTCGAACCGAAATCCTGTTCCTGGGCGATAATGGCCATCACAAGCCAATTGAGCGTGTACCTCAACTGATGGCTGCGCTGGGAAATAAAGGCATCAACATTACCTATACAGATAAACTGGAAGATATCAATCCCGAAAATCTGAATAAGTATGACGGCTTACTGATTTTTGCGAACTGGGACAGTATTCCCCAACCGCAGGAAAAAGCACTGCTCGATTATGTCTCGTCGGGGAAGGGAATAATTCCCGTTCATTGTGCATCCTACTGTTTCCGGAACTCTGCCGAATACGTCGATAAAGTCGTTGGCGGGCAGTTCTGGCGTCATCGGATGGATACGATTCAAACCCGGTTTACGCAGCCTAACAATCCCATTGTGGCGGGCTTGCCCTCGTTTAAAGCATACGATGAAACCTATATACACTCCCATCTTCAGGCCGATAACAACGTGCTTGCGGTTCGGGAAATAAAAGCAGACCAGGAAAAAGACATTGCAGCGTCTAACCGACCTGGAGCCAAAGAAGAACCTTACACCTGGACCCGGCAATACGGTAAAGGCCGGGTTTTCTATACGGCCTACGGTCACGACGAACGCACCTGGAGCCAGCCCGGTTTTCAGCAGTTGCTGGAGCGGGGTATCCTGTGGGCGGTTGGCGATGAGGTGAAAAAGCTGCACGATGACCTGAACCCACAGGCGTTTGCCTACCACGAAGCCAAACTTCCGAATTATGAAAAACGGCCAGGCGCTCAGCTGGAGCAGGAACCACTTTCGCCGGAAGAGTCGATTAAGCACATTCAGGTACCGGTCGATTTTACGCTTGATCTGTTCGCGCATGAGCCCAATGTGATGCACCCGATTGCCATGACGTGGGATGAACGTGGCCGACTGTATGCGCTCATTACCAAAGATTATCCCAACGAGCGGAAACCTGAAGGCGGCTCCGATTACATCGTTATCTGCGAAGACACCGATAAAGATGGCAAAGCAGACAAGTTTACCAATTTTGCGGAAGGGCTGAGCATTCCGACCGGCATGACCTTCGGCAACGGCGGTTTGTACGTTTCACAGGCACCGCATATGCTGTTTTTGCAGGATACCAACGGCGACGATAAAGCCGATGTGAAGAAAGTTGTGTTCACTGGTTTCGGTACCTACGACACCCACGCCGGGCCGAGCAATCTGCACTATGGGTTTGATAACTGGATATGGGGAAGCGTTGGGTATTCGGGTTTTAAAGGCAAAATCGGCGCTGATAGTGTAAAATTCAGTCAGGGCTTTTTTCGGTTCAAACCCGACGGATCTCAGCTTGAACATGTGACCAGCACTTCCAATAATACCTGGGGATTAGGCTTTAACGAAACGGGTGATATTTTCGGAAGCACCGCCAACAACTCGCACGGCTGGTACATGGCCATTCCGAATCGGTATTTTCACGGAGCCCCTCACATCCGTGAGAACGGTAGCCGCAGCACAGATACCCACAAGGACATGAAACCCATCACCGAGAAAGTACGACAGGTCGATGTGTTTGGTGGATTTACGGCGGCAGCTGGCCATAATTTTTACACGGCTCGTGCTTTTCCGAAAAAATACTGGAATAAGATCGCCTTTGTGGCGGAACCAACCGGCCACATTCTGCACCAGAATGTGATGCAGAAGAACGGAACCGATTATGAAGATGCCGAAGGATTTAACCTGATGGCCGGAGCCGACGAGTGGTTTGCGCCAGTGTTTGCCGAGGTTGGCCCCGACGGAGCCGTTTGGGTGGTCGACTGGTATAGCTTCATCATTCAGCACAACCCAACGCCATCGGGCGGTACCAACGGATCGGGTAATGCCTATGAAACGCCCCTTCGCGATTTCACACACGGCCGTATCTACCGCGTTGGCTACAAAAATGCGCCAGCTTATACACCGATCGCGCTGAGCAAAGATCGTCCACAGGAATTGGTTGCTGCCCTGAAAAATACGAACATGTTCTGGCGGACAACGGCCCAGCGGTTGCTGATCGAACGGAACAATAAAGATGTCGTGCCGCAGCTAATTGCCCTTGTCAATGATCAGTCGGTCGATGAAATTGGTATCAATCCGTCGGCTGTTCATGCTTTATGGACGCTACACGGATTGGGTGCGCTGGATGGCGATGCGTTACAGGCCGCTGTTTCTGCGCTTAAACATCCTTGTTCGGGTGTTCGCAAAACTGCCGTGCAGGTATTGCCGAGAAATCAATTAACGGCCAATACACTCCTTCAGGCCAATTTGTTGAACGATAAAGAACCCGTTGTTGCGCTGAACACCATACTCGCTTTGTCAGAAATGCCACAGAGCCCGGCAATTCAAAATGCCATTTTAACCCGCCTGGACAAATCGACCGAAGTAAACGACCGCTGGTTACCCGATGCCTTTGCCTGTGTACTAACAGGGCAGGATGGGCAGCTGATGAAGGCATACCTGAAGCAGATGACACTGAATGGCTCAACGCAGCCGAAAGTAGCACCTGCCCACGACATGAGCACGCATGCCGACAAAGGACATGGCCCGAATGCGCCAACGCCAGCTATTGCTGCTTCGGGGAGCCAGCCTGATCTGGTGATTGCCGCTATTCGTACTACGCCAGAATCGCCTGCCGTTCGGGAAGGAACGAAGCTCTTTGTGGATGTGATGAACGCTGGCGGTACAGAAATTCCGGCTGGAACGCCCATTCCGTTATCGCTCCGTGTAGAAGGTCCCAAAGGAATGCAGGATGGTGCCAAAATTGATTTTGTGAGTGTGACGCATAATACGGGTATTAAACCGGGCGAAACCGTTACCATCAGCAAAGCGAACAATGGCCCGTGGGTTGGCGATATGGGTGTTTCGTTCGAACGGGCTGGGCAGTATACGATTACGGCCATGCTCGATCGCGAAAACAAGATAATGGAGGGCAATGAGCAGAACAACAATGCAACACACACCCTAACCTATCGGGCTCCTCAAAGCATGGCCGCTTACGTGCTCGAACGGGCTTCCCGTAGTTATGCGTCAGTTGCCCCTGTCGATTCGGTAGTTACGCTGCTTCGACAGACGCAGAAGCTTGAGCCGACCCAAAGCGAGGCAATCGTTAAAGGCGTATCGGAAGGCTGGAACGTCCGGAAGAAAGCGCAGGTAAATGATACGGATAAAGACTTTCTGGCAAGTCTGACGGCTTCGGTTTCGCCCGACAACCGCGAACGTCTGGGGCGCCTTTATGAGGTCTGGGGTATAACAAAAGGCGAACCGGTCGACCCGAACGTAGAGGTTATACGTTTAAAAACGGTTCGAGAAGAAATGCGCTACGACAAGAAAGAATTTACTGTTACGGCTGGAAAACAGGTTGAACTGGTGCTGGAAAATCCGGATGCCATGCAACATAACCTGGTGATTGGTAAGCCCAAAACGATGGACCAGATCGGGGCGGCTGCCGATAAGCTGATTACGGCCAAGGATGGTGCCGAGAGAAACTACGTACCATCGATTCCGCAAATCATTGCCGCAACCCCGTTAGTCAATCCAGACCAGACATACCGACTTAAATTTACCGCTCCGGCAACGCCCGGCGATTATCCATTCGTTTGCACATTTCCAGGCCACTGGCGCATTATGAACGGGGTAATGAAGGTCACAAAGGCAGGAGCCGTCGTTACGGCTAAATAA